The Candidatus Dormiibacterota bacterium DNA window GAAAACCGCTGAACCTTCGCGGGTTCCGTGGGTTCGAATCCCACTCTCTCCTGATCCTCGGCTGTACGTCAATCATCCAGCGATGATTGGCCCGTTGTGCCGAGTAGTTGAATGCTGGTGACTTCGAGGTCCAGCAGGCGCTGGATGCGGCGCATGACCGTGTTGTCGATCTTTCCGTCGTTGCGAAGTGCGACGAGCGCTTTGCGTTCCGTCTCAAGCAGATCGCACTCCGTTTTGCGATAGAGCGCCGTCGTCCGTGCGGCCTTGCCCGTGTCTTCGTCGGATCCGAACTCGGCCCAACGAGCGCGAAAACGAACGCGGAGCGCGTCGAGCATGGCGACGGGGACGGTGCCTTCGCGCTGCAATGCGTCGATCTGTTTGAGTGCGGCCTTCGCCGTTGCCGCTAGTGCCCGCCGCTCTTCTTGTTCGTTCGCGCCGTCATCTTTTACACGAAGAGCCCGGATCACGTAAGGGAGCGTCCCTCCCTGCCCAACCAGCGTCGCGAGCAGCACGCAGAAGGTAATGAAGATCACGAGGTCGCGCTCGGGGAACGGCCCCACCGACGTACTCAGCGGAATGGCAATCGCCGCCGCTAACGATACGCCGCCGCGCATGCCCGTCCACGCGACGACGCTCACGTGCGACCAATCGCGCTCGCCGTGCGCGTGGGCGGCATCCCTCCCGGGCGCCGGCGGGCGACGCACGACGGCTTGCAACGTAAACGGAAGGAACGCTTGCCCGAACGTCCACGCCAGACGTACTGCGATACACGCGAGCGAAACGGCAAGTCCATACCACAGCAAGTGCGCGAGCGGATAGCGCACTAAGCCGACGACGATACTGTGGAACCGGATGCCGACTTCGACGAAGATGAATGCATTGAGCAGAAAGACGATCGTAACCCAGAACCCGGTAACGAGTTCGCGGGATCGCGGTAGCAGTACCGTGGGCGTGTAGCGATTCACGAAGAGTCCCGCTACGACCGTTGACAACACACCGGATGCGCCGATGTAGTACGCCGGGAGATAGGCGACGAACGGGATGACGACCGAAATAGCGCCTTGCAGCGTGTCGTCCTTGATGCTACGCCACGCAAGCACGGCGAAGCCGCCCGCCGCTAGCCCTATCGCGATCGCTTCCGTTACGGAAAGCGCGAGCGCACCGGCGGCGTGCGCGAGCGAGAACGTTGCGCCAACCAGGGCGGCGATCGCGACGCCGTAGAGAATGAGTGACGTTGCGTCGTTGATCAGGCTCTCGCCCTCGATCAGTCCGATCACGTGCCGCGGGACGTTGAGACGGTCGGCGATCGCCGAAAACGCCACTTCATCGGTCGACGAAACGATCGCTCCGAGCACGAGCGCGACCGCCCACGGCATTCCGGGAACGACCGCGTGCGCCACGGCGGCAACCGCGAGCGTCGTCGCGATCACGAGGCCGAACGCTAATTGAAATATCCCCAACGCGCCCGAGCGAAACTCGCTGGTCGGCGCAGTAACCGACTCCCAGTATAGCAGCGGCGGGAGAAACACGACCAGGACGAGATCGGGCTGAAGCTGCATCGTGGGGATGTGCGGGATATACCCGAGCGCCATTCCACCCAGGACGAGCACGATCGGATACGCCATGTTGATGCGGTTCGCAATGGCAACCAGCACGATGACGGCGATGAACACGATCAGCAGCGCGATCATCGGTGGTCCTTAGGCGCGGGGCCTCTGCGTGCCTCGCGAGAGCGTGCCGATTTTCAGCGTCTGTGAATGGTCGCCCGGGTTACGTACTGGTCGGCCACGGAATAATAGAGGTAGATGGTGCCGTCGATCTCGACGGCGGAAGCGGCGAACGCAATATCTGAATCGTCAGAATTGCGCCGCACTGCAGGCATCACAAGAGGCTCGTCCGACCTGCTCAAAACGCGGGTGAAAGGCGCATCAAACACGACCCAGCCGATGCGCCACTGCGCGCTCGCAGTCGCTCCGTTGTAAAACATGATTGGTGATTCGGCGTCCGTATTCAAGATCGGTCCGGTACTTAGGTGCCACGAATCCCACGTTGAGGAGCGAGCCTCGAAGAGTGGCGGCAGAATCTCCCAAGGACCCATGATGTGCGAGGAGCGTGCGATGCCGATTCTCGATCTATTATCTCGTGCGTATTCAAAAAAGAGCCGCCACGTACCGTCGGAGGCTTGCGTAATCGTGGCTTCCTTTGGATTAGAGATTTGCTCGGTCGAACCAAGAGCTATGCCGCTTTTTGCGAGATGATCGGGATCGGGCCCAGTCGCAAGTAGGAGCTCGCCGCGCTTGAGATGCTCGTTCCAACCGCTGTAATAGACATAGTATGTGCCTCGATCGAGAGCGACCGTCGGATCTTCGCAGCCTCCGCTGTCGTAAGAGCCGGGCACGTCCGGTCCGGGAGCGATTACCGGGGTGTCGCCGAGCGTGAAACGCAATCCATCGATAGACGACCCGTGATGGATGCGCGCAATTTTTTCGGCGGCGATCTCCGAACGATTCACAACGCGAAGCAGCAGTTCAAATCGGCCGGGCTCTTGCCATACGCACGGGCTCAGTTTATACATGGCGGCCAGCTCGTCCGAACTATCGAATGTAACCTCATCGAGCCGGACTAGGCGAAAATCGTGCTCGTTCCTCAAGGTCGTAGTCCTACCCAGGGAGCCGCCGGCTGACTCGCTGCAGCCTTGACGGGGGCACCTCTCCACCGTATTATGACATTCAATGAAGTTATTGAATAAGCGGGAGGCGAAAGACCGCTTCTATGGGCAGTTTGCCCGGGTCTCCGCAGCTCTGGCCAACCCCCATCGGCTGGAGTTGCTCGATCTTCTGGCCCAGCGCGAAGAGCGTAGCGTCGAAGACCTAGCGGCTGATGCGGGGCTTTCGGTCGCGAATGCATCGCAGCATCTCCGACAGCTGCTGGCCGCCCATTTGGTGGAGTCGCGCCGTTCGCAGCAGTTTGTGTTCTATCGCGTGGCCGGCGACGAATCGGTCCGGCTGTGGCAGGACGTTCGGGATTTTGCCGTTGCGCGCTTTGGAGAGGTTCGCGATCTGGTGGCCGGTCGCGTCGCCGATCGCAATCCCGTGGTTGACGACGTCGCGGCGCTGATCCAGCGCATCGATCGCGGTGAAGTCGCGCTCTTCGACGCGCGGCCGAGCGAAGAGTTTCGCTCCGGCCATCTTCCCGGCGCGACGTCGTTGCCGCCCGGCCGCATCGACGACACGTTCCTCGCCGCGCTCGACCCCACGCGCACGATTGTCGTGTATTGCCGCGGCCCGTTCTGCACGTTTGCCGACGAGGCCGTCGCCGCATTCCGCGAGCACGGCTTTACCGCACACCGTTTGGAACTGGGCGTTCCGGAATGGCGCCGGCTCGGATTCGCGGTCGCCGTGGGCGATTCGTGAACGCTCCGATTCGTCTCGGCCTGCGTGCGAATGCCGCGCAGTTCGCGCTGCTTGCGCTCGATAACGTGTTTGTCGGCATGTTGATCGGCAGCGAGCGAACCGTCGTGCCGCTTTTGGGCGTGCAGAGTTTCGGTGTCTCCTCGATGATCGTGCTGCTGACGTTCGTCGTCGCATTCGGCGTCGTCAAAGGCCCACTCAATCTTGTCGGAGGCCATTTAGCCGATCGCATCGGCCGTCGTCGCATCTTATTGCTCGGCTGGTGCCTTGGTTTGCCGGTGCCGTGGCTGCTGCTCTGGGCCCCATCCTGGGCGTGGGTCGTCGTCGCGAACCTGCTGCTGGGCGCCAATCAAGGCTTCGCGTGGTCGATGACCGTGACGAGTAAAATCGATCTCGTCGGCGGGAAGCAGCGCGGCCTGGCCTTAGGCATCAATGAATTTTCCGGCTACGCCGGCGTGGCGATCGCGAGCGCCGCGACCGGGATGATGGCGGCTTCATACGGGCTGCGCCCCGTACCTTTTGTGTTTGCGGGCCTCGTTGCGATTGCCGGCCTGTCGATCGCCCTCTTCATTCGCGAAACGCGGCCGTTCGCGCAGCTCGAACACCGGCAAGCCGATCGACCCGCACAAACCGGCTCGCCGGGCATCGGCAGCGTGTTCGCGGATGTTACGTGGAGAAACGCCACGTTGCGCGCCTGTTGTCAGGCGGGCGCACTCAATAAATTCAGCGATACCGCCGTTTGGGTGCTCGTGCCGCTGGCAATGGCCGCGCAGGGCTTTCGCGTTGCGACGATCGGTGCGGTTGCCGGCCTGTACGCGCTGGTGTGGGGCGTCGCGCAACTCGGCACCGGCGCGCTCTCCGATCGCATCGGCCGAAAAAAACCGATCGTCGCCGGACTCATGCTCGATGCGATCGGGCTCGGCCTTGCGGCGACGGCACACACGTTGGCTGCATGGTTCTCCGCCGGAATCACGATGGGTATCGGCACCGCGCTGCTCTATCCGGTGCTCCTGGCCGCGGTAAGCGATGTAACGCCCCCCATGCGGCGCGGCGCATCGCTCGGCGTCTACCGGCTCTGGAGAGACGGAGGGTACGCCATCGGTGGTATCGTCATCGGTTTGGTTGCGAGCCGTCTCAATAGCAAAGCGAGTTTTTTCACCCTTGCGATCGTGCTCTTCGTTTCCGCCGCCTTGGCTGCGTGGTGGATGCGAGAGACGCACCCTCGTACGACACCCGCCGCAGGAGTACTCCAATGATTTTCCGTCAATTGTTAAAAGCCGAAACGGGCTGCGCCTCATATTTTTTTGGTTGAGGAGGCCAAGGCCGCGCTGCGGTCGTCGATCCTCAGTTTGAGGTCGGTCAATATATGGAACTCGCCGAGCGTTACGATATGCGTATCGAAGCGATTATCTCCACGCACGTTCACGCGGATCACCGCTCCGGCGAACGGGCCCTTGCGGCGCTTACGGGCGCGCCGATATACTTGCATGGAAGCGCCGAGGTCGGCTATCCGTACACGCCCGTCGAGGAGAACTCGGAAATTTCGCTCGGCAACGTGGTCGTGCGGATACTGCACACTCCGGGACATACGCCTGAGAGCATCTCCTTGCTTGTGACGGATCGCTCTCGCGCCGAGGAACCGTGGATGGTCCTCACCGGCGACTCGCTGTTCGTCGGCGATGTCGGACGGCCGGATTTCGGAGGTGCCGATGCCGCCGGGCAGCTCTACGACTCGCTGCACGGGAAGATCCTCGCGCTGCCGGATTACGTGGAAGTCTATCCCGCCCACATCTCGGGCAGCCCGTGTGGTCGTGCGATGAGTGGAAAACCCTCCTCTACCGTCGGCTTCGAGCGGCGCTTCAACAGCGTGCTGCAAGAGCCCGATCGGGATCGCTTTATCCGCGGACTTTTCGAAGGTTTGCCTGCGAAACCGGCGGAGTTCGAAGAGATCATCGCACGCAACCGCGCGGGGTAGGCGATCTAACGAACGACTTGCTTCACGTCGGTTGCGGCCGTGTTGCCGTTTGCAGACGCGCTGATGTGGAACGTCCACGTCGTGGGATATTGCAGCGCGATATGCGCGGTGTAGGTTCCATCGCCGTTGTCCTTGGCTACGGCGCTCGGGCCCGCCATCGACATGCTGGGCATCGAGCTTGAGATGGTAACAGACGCACCAGTGACCGGCTTTCCGTCTGCGTCCTTGAGGGTAACGATGATGGCTTCGCTACCTTGTTGCGGCGGGTTTGGCGAGAAGATCGGCGTTACGGTGAGCGGCGCAGCAGTTTTAGCACCGCAGGCGGCGAGTAGCACGAGCGCGACGAGTGCGAAGCCGTGTTTCATGGTGGTATGTTCCTCCGAAAGAAAAGTGGCGGTTAAGGGTTTATCGGGCTCGAATCGCCTGCGGCGCGATGAAGGCCGATGACGGCATCGTTCAGACGAGCCGTCGCGCGCAACACATTTTCACGCGCCGTCGCATCGTCATTGAGCGCGGCAAGCGTTTCGAGCGCGATGCCTTTGCCCGTCCGCTCGCGCAGCATCGTTATGCGAAGCTCGATACCGGTAGCGCGTGCTTGGGTATGTGCGAGGTCGAGATTGCGTCGCGCAGCCGCATATTCGTACCACGCATTAGCAACGTCACGTTCCGCGGAGCGCCGGGCCTGATCCAGGGCGACGCGCGCGCGCTCCACGTCGGTCCGTGCCTGAAGCGACGCTGCTTTGCGGGCGCCGCCCTCGTAGACCGGCAGGGTCGCCGTAATACCTAGTTGATAGCCGCGCGCGCCGAGGTCGGGGTTGGATCTGCCTGCGTACGATTGAGCCGCGCCGACGACGTTCGGAAGATAGCGATCGAGCGTAGACGCAAGCTGCGCGTCGGCGGCGAGCAGCCGTTGCTGCGCTGCCAATACGCTCGGACGCTTTTCAGCGGCACGTCGCTGAAAGTCCGCCAAGTTCCCTGCGAGCGGGAGCGGTTCGAGTGCATTTGAAAGCGCAAGCGATGCGGCAATCGGCATATCGAGAATGACTTCGAGATCGTCGATGGCCTCGTCGCGGTCGGCGTTAGCGTCTTCCAGCGTCTGCATCGCACCCGCGAGCGCAGCCTGCGCCTGCGACCCTTCGTACCTTGGAACGCTGCCGACCCGTATCCGAACGGTGATGTCGGAAACTCTGCGTTGCTGGTAGTTCACCGTAACGATACGCGAGGCGACAACCGCACGGGCGAGCAACGCGCGCTCGTAGGCTTCCGCAGCTAGATATCCGGCGTCGTTGCGCGCTCGGAGAGCGTCAAAGCCGCTCGCGCTCGCTCCGGCCCGCGCCGCTCGTACCGATGCGGCATCGGATGGGTCGAACAATGGAACCGATGCATTTGCCAAGAGGTACGTCTGTTGAGCGACCGGCATCCCGAGTTGCGCGACGCCGCCGTTCGTGACCGTTCCTGAAATCCCGAGTTGCGGGAGCAACTGCGCACGTGCGGCCAGCACCCGTGCAGTCGCAGCGGCCTCGTCAGCCTGCGATAGACGAACTTCGAAACTCTCCGATCGCGCGCGCGCGACTGCCGCAGCCAACGTCAGCGATGAAGGCGTTTGCGCCACTGCGGCGAGCGGTATCGCAAGAAGTAGCAAGATGGCGATGGTGTGTCTAAACATCTGCGGTCTCCGAATGTTCGCTCGAAGGGCCTCGTCGCGTGACGCGGCGCCACCAGGCCGGGAGATCGTCGAACGCGTCGTGCAGTACCGGAACCACGAAAAGCGTCAGCACCGTCGAAATGGATAGCCCACCGATGATGACCGTCGCTAGCGGCGAATATGCGTCGATCCCGGTTTTCGGGAAGAACGCTACCGGTAT harbors:
- a CDS encoding Na+/H+ antiporter encodes the protein MIALLIVFIAVIVLVAIANRINMAYPIVLVLGGMALGYIPHIPTMQLQPDLVLVVFLPPLLYWESVTAPTSEFRSGALGIFQLAFGLVIATTLAVAAVAHAVVPGMPWAVALVLGAIVSSTDEVAFSAIADRLNVPRHVIGLIEGESLINDATSLILYGVAIAALVGATFSLAHAAGALALSVTEAIAIGLAAGGFAVLAWRSIKDDTLQGAISVVIPFVAYLPAYYIGASGVLSTVVAGLFVNRYTPTVLLPRSRELVTGFWVTIVFLLNAFIFVEVGIRFHSIVVGLVRYPLAHLLWYGLAVSLACIAVRLAWTFGQAFLPFTLQAVVRRPPAPGRDAAHAHGERDWSHVSVVAWTGMRGGVSLAAAIAIPLSTSVGPFPERDLVIFITFCVLLATLVGQGGTLPYVIRALRVKDDGANEQEERRALAATAKAALKQIDALQREGTVPVAMLDALRVRFRARWAEFGSDEDTGKAARTTALYRKTECDLLETERKALVALRNDGKIDNTVMRRIQRLLDLEVTSIQLLGTTGQSSLDD
- a CDS encoding metalloregulator ArsR/SmtB family transcription factor, with the protein product MKLLNKREAKDRFYGQFARVSAALANPHRLELLDLLAQREERSVEDLAADAGLSVANASQHLRQLLAAHLVESRRSQQFVFYRVAGDESVRLWQDVRDFAVARFGEVRDLVAGRVADRNPVVDDVAALIQRIDRGEVALFDARPSEEFRSGHLPGATSLPPGRIDDTFLAALDPTRTIVVYCRGPFCTFADEAVAAFREHGFTAHRLELGVPEWRRLGFAVAVGDS
- a CDS encoding efflux RND transporter permease subunit, yielding MAVSNAILLLDLVIRKRKEGLSRRDAILYAGPVRLRPILMTTIVSLIVLIPVAFFPKTGIDAYSPLATVIIGGLSISTVLTLFVVPVLHDAFDDLPAWWRRVTRRGPSSEHSETADV
- a CDS encoding FixH family protein; this translates as MKHGFALVALVLLAACGAKTAAPLTVTPIFSPNPPQQGSEAIIVTLKDADGKPVTGASVTISSSMPSMSMAGPSAVAKDNGDGTYTAHIALQYPTTWTFHISASANGNTAATDVKQVVR
- a CDS encoding MFS transporter, whose product is MNAPIRLGLRANAAQFALLALDNVFVGMLIGSERTVVPLLGVQSFGVSSMIVLLTFVVAFGVVKGPLNLVGGHLADRIGRRRILLLGWCLGLPVPWLLLWAPSWAWVVVANLLLGANQGFAWSMTVTSKIDLVGGKQRGLALGINEFSGYAGVAIASAATGMMAASYGLRPVPFVFAGLVAIAGLSIALFIRETRPFAQLEHRQADRPAQTGSPGIGSVFADVTWRNATLRACCQAGALNKFSDTAVWVLVPLAMAAQGFRVATIGAVAGLYALVWGVAQLGTGALSDRIGRKKPIVAGLMLDAIGLGLAATAHTLAAWFSAGITMGIGTALLYPVLLAAVSDVTPPMRRGASLGVYRLWRDGGYAIGGIVIGLVASRLNSKASFFTLAIVLFVSAALAAWWMRETHPRTTPAAGVLQ
- a CDS encoding TolC family protein gives rise to the protein MFRHTIAILLLLAIPLAAVAQTPSSLTLAAAVARARSESFEVRLSQADEAAATARVLAARAQLLPQLGISGTVTNGGVAQLGMPVAQQTYLLANASVPLFDPSDAASVRAARAGASASGFDALRARNDAGYLAAEAYERALLARAVVASRIVTVNYQQRRVSDITVRIRVGSVPRYEGSQAQAALAGAMQTLEDANADRDEAIDDLEVILDMPIAASLALSNALEPLPLAGNLADFQRRAAEKRPSVLAAQQRLLAADAQLASTLDRYLPNVVGAAQSYAGRSNPDLGARGYQLGITATLPVYEGGARKAASLQARTDVERARVALDQARRSAERDVANAWYEYAAARRNLDLAHTQARATGIELRITMLRERTGKGIALETLAALNDDATARENVLRATARLNDAVIGLHRAAGDSSPINP